GGTCCATACCATGGAAAACGATCTGTGGAGAGCGGCAATTCTCAATTCGTTTAACACGCTTTACAACTAAACAGTACCTCACAAAAAAAAGTACAATTAACCAGTACTTTACAATTTTTAGAACAATGCAAAGACCGTAATTATCAAGAAAAGAGCATAGAGTTTAAGAGACGTTCGATTTCTGAGCAATTGGTTTTGCATTCTTCGTCCCACAAGACAGAGTTTCAAGTGACTCGAATGAAAAGTTCAGCGTTGGACGCCCACGCAAAGTTACTACAAAATTACACGCTCAAATACCAAACATTTAGTCAACACAATAACCAGCTGAAAGATCAGAAGAATAAACGCAGCAACGTCAGGTGAGAAGGTTTCTTCAATAAAAACCAAAAATTCTAGACAGTCTTAAAGCGTTAAAATACCCTCCAACTTACCCTGCTCTTCAGTTTCTCCCTGATGAACGGTTTGAAGAGCGCGAACACCATGTTGAACACATACGGCTGATTGACAATGTGGAAATTCTTGAGCCTGAGAGGAGCCGCTTCCTGCAACAGGTCCAGTATCCTCTTGGCGAACTGAGGGCTGAACTGCCAGGTCTGCTGGAGCGTGAGACCCTCCATGTCGAAGATGAGCACGACGCCCGCGATTTGCGTCGCAGGCTCCAATATTGCCGCCTCCAGGAACAGGACGCAACCCTTGTACACCTCGTCCAGGCTGCACTTCTTGTACTTCCATTTCTGTCCCATCTCTACGATCAGTATCCTGCGTCCTTCTTGGTCCCGTTGCGGCAGCACGGTCAGCATGTTCTGCTCGAAGATGTTCCGCTCGCGGCTCGGTTTCAGGTTCTCGTATATGCTCGCGTGCTTCATTTTGAAGCCGTAATAGTTCTTCACCATTCGCAACGCTGACTCAGGGTAGTATTTGCACGGCCTGAGGAATCTGATCAGCCATGCGTCGTTGTGCAGAGGAACTTTCAGGTTCTCCTCGGCTGCGGAAGATCAGAATTGATCAAATGGCGTAACGAATGCAAAGAAATGAGGATGATTGTAGGC
This genomic interval from Xylocopa sonorina isolate GNS202 chromosome 18, iyXylSono1_principal, whole genome shotgun sequence contains the following:
- the LOC143431555 gene encoding alpha-tocopherol transfer protein-like, with the translated sequence MGQPMDADMAVLRQIMLSDMDQIPSITIGQFKLELEINPPPPEILEIAKKELRETPEIQKEAMARLRELLAAEENLKVPLHNDAWLIRFLRPCKYYPESALRMVKNYYGFKMKHASIYENLKPSRERNIFEQNMLTVLPQRDQEGRRILIVEMGQKWKYKKCSLDEVYKGCVLFLEAAILEPATQIAGVVLIFDMEGLTLQQTWQFSPQFAKRILDLLQEAAPLRLKNFHIVNQPYVFNMVFALFKPFIREKLKSRIVFHGMDHKSLHQYISPKCLPVRYGGTLQVETEGLQWYELLLLCDKEYDAINSYGCNK